Proteins from one Thaumasiovibrio subtropicus genomic window:
- a CDS encoding N-acetylglucosamine kinase translates to MANFKYLVGIDGGGTSCRARITDLNGQLLGEAKTGSANIMLGAEAAMQSILDAIGAAAQQANLSTDSFADMAVGLALAGAEEFQAWQAFMALPHPFAHLTLNTDGYGACLGAWAGKDGAILIAGTGSVGLMIKDGQQHVVGGREFPISDHGSGAIMGLRLIQESLLIADGIKPDSRLAQEVLAHFNHDIDAIVRWSKTAKPRDYGMFSPQIFHYANSGDALAIALLKQTARDIEMLLDGLFSKGAEKACLMGGIAERMHLWLSPPYQARIAQPQGDAMDGALLMAGKSHNLYNVECMV, encoded by the coding sequence GTGGCTAACTTTAAGTATCTGGTTGGTATCGATGGTGGCGGCACCTCTTGCCGTGCACGCATCACCGATCTCAACGGTCAACTACTCGGCGAAGCCAAAACAGGCAGTGCGAACATCATGCTCGGTGCTGAAGCAGCGATGCAATCGATCCTCGATGCTATTGGCGCTGCGGCACAACAAGCCAACTTATCGACTGATAGCTTTGCAGACATGGCCGTTGGCCTTGCTCTTGCAGGCGCAGAAGAGTTCCAAGCATGGCAAGCCTTTATGGCCCTGCCTCACCCTTTCGCTCACTTAACGCTAAATACGGATGGCTACGGCGCGTGTTTAGGCGCATGGGCAGGAAAAGATGGGGCAATTCTCATTGCAGGCACGGGCTCAGTTGGCTTGATGATCAAAGATGGTCAACAGCATGTGGTCGGTGGTCGAGAGTTCCCGATATCCGATCATGGTAGCGGTGCTATCATGGGGCTTCGCCTCATTCAAGAATCCCTCTTGATCGCAGATGGCATCAAACCCGACTCTCGCTTGGCTCAAGAAGTGTTAGCGCATTTCAATCATGACATTGACGCCATTGTCCGCTGGTCTAAGACAGCGAAGCCGCGTGACTATGGGATGTTCTCTCCGCAGATCTTTCACTACGCCAACTCTGGCGATGCCCTTGCCATTGCGCTACTGAAACAAACTGCACGTGACATTGAAATGTTACTCGATGGCTTGTTCAGTAAAGGGGCAGAAAAAGCATGTTTGATGGGCGGTATTGCCGAGCGAATGCATCTTTGGCTTTCGCCACCGTATCAAGCACGTATCGCACAACCACAAGGTGACGCAATGGATGGCGCACTATTGATGGCAGGGAAAAGTCATAACCTCTATAACGTCGAGTGTATGGTATGA